The proteins below come from a single Kosakonia sp. SMBL-WEM22 genomic window:
- a CDS encoding DUF1349 domain-containing protein — protein sequence MRLPVTPIESFTSEKGLWINKPAHVTQSDEQLLMRTGANTDFWVKTWYGFERHSGHAFGFMLEGEFTLEVKIAAAFEQLYDQAGIFIEASETQWVKSGIEYNDGAPAIGCVVTQGQSDWSTGVFPGDAREFWMRATLEKQALRLQYSADGKTWPLLRLFPWQDSGHRFVGVMCCSPERAGLDVRFEQLRITRPLGKTLHDLS from the coding sequence ATGAGGTTGCCTGTGACACCGATTGAGAGCTTCACGTCAGAAAAGGGGCTATGGATAAATAAACCGGCCCACGTTACACAGAGCGATGAGCAACTGCTGATGCGCACCGGGGCAAATACCGATTTTTGGGTCAAGACCTGGTACGGCTTTGAGCGGCACTCCGGCCATGCTTTTGGTTTTATGCTGGAGGGGGAGTTTACCCTTGAAGTGAAGATCGCCGCCGCGTTTGAACAGCTCTATGACCAGGCGGGGATCTTTATTGAAGCGTCCGAAACGCAGTGGGTAAAAAGCGGCATTGAGTATAACGATGGCGCGCCCGCCATTGGCTGTGTGGTGACGCAGGGGCAGTCTGACTGGTCGACCGGCGTTTTCCCGGGCGATGCGCGTGAGTTCTGGATGCGCGCGACGCTTGAGAAGCAGGCGTTACGCCTGCAATACTCCGCCGATGGTAAAACGTGGCCGCTGCTGCGGCTCTTTCCGTGGCAGGACAGCGGTCATCGCTTTGTTGGTGTGATGTGCTGCTCCCCGGAAAGAGCGGGGCTGGATGTGCGCTTCGAACAGCTTCGCATCACCCGCCCGCTCGGCAAAACGCTGCATGATTTGAGCTGA
- a CDS encoding methyl-accepting chemotaxis protein, giving the protein MAFVRSLCRGLLGSRLTGGSQPANGIFDCRDLPTSLPAAGLGARSSGILLTFVPPEADFHRVSQAWQRFTSADLTVITLSSNGALSASGRQTTYCAGDGQEGSFLLLPDSLIAEHETHIVDLHLHDTQSAAQRISAIQRELNTIKPRMALSAERTFAMIYCDGLSASEGFFMQAWYNSGLFPCLAIGGSAGGRATFDGTWIGVGDRVLQGKAVVVFCRMAEGKSFSPFKSQNFTPLDQSWLIADADPISRTVTSVFDRQGQQKAFTQALAEHLNCKESQLSERLKGLTFGVKVGDEYFIRSVAKIEHGMVHFFCDLEFGDRLFLMQETDFKQATLRDWQTFITGKGKPAAIMMNDCILRRMGNSDQLHDAHFFKGIPAAGFSSFGEILGVPINQTLSALVFFNHDVKAMTQFPVEYAGYAAHYAQRALRRWEALNSIQTRVLDRVVNYQQELAPIVQALPALEAATQSQSEALVMAESSIRGISDIATESQRAQGRLGEGLDSLEQISNGIGVITHGISNIAFQTNILALNAAVEAARAGDAGRGFAVVAGEVRRLAHSSKEQAEATASNISDAVNTISHIREVASKTVETATDMAERSILAANAIAEMSQQTRQERENIAKQLSNLRTLTAGMDAMQEAVAQLKVLQTLSTGR; this is encoded by the coding sequence ATGGCTTTCGTAAGATCACTATGTCGCGGTTTGTTGGGTTCCCGTCTGACCGGTGGCTCGCAACCTGCCAACGGCATTTTCGACTGCCGGGATTTACCAACTTCTCTCCCGGCTGCGGGTCTTGGCGCGCGCTCATCCGGTATCTTATTGACCTTCGTGCCGCCCGAAGCAGATTTTCACCGTGTCAGCCAGGCGTGGCAGCGTTTCACCTCTGCCGATCTGACGGTGATTACCCTCTCTTCAAACGGTGCGCTGAGCGCCAGCGGTCGCCAGACAACCTACTGCGCGGGCGACGGGCAAGAGGGGAGTTTCCTGCTGCTGCCGGATAGCCTTATCGCCGAGCACGAGACGCACATTGTCGATCTCCATCTGCATGACACCCAGAGTGCCGCGCAGCGTATTAGCGCCATTCAGCGCGAATTAAACACCATTAAACCGCGCATGGCGCTCTCCGCTGAGCGTACCTTCGCGATGATCTACTGCGACGGGCTCTCCGCCTCGGAAGGCTTCTTCATGCAGGCCTGGTATAACAGCGGCCTCTTCCCGTGCCTGGCGATTGGCGGATCGGCAGGCGGTCGCGCGACCTTTGACGGCACGTGGATCGGCGTCGGTGACCGCGTATTACAAGGCAAAGCGGTGGTTGTTTTCTGCCGCATGGCGGAGGGCAAATCCTTCTCGCCCTTCAAGAGCCAGAACTTTACCCCGCTGGATCAGAGTTGGTTAATTGCCGACGCCGATCCCATCTCTCGCACGGTAACCTCAGTCTTTGACCGCCAGGGGCAACAGAAGGCGTTTACCCAGGCGCTGGCCGAGCACCTGAACTGTAAAGAGTCGCAGCTAAGCGAGCGCCTGAAAGGGCTGACCTTTGGTGTGAAAGTGGGTGACGAGTATTTCATCCGCTCGGTGGCGAAAATTGAGCACGGCATGGTGCACTTCTTCTGCGATCTGGAGTTTGGCGATCGGCTGTTCCTGATGCAGGAGACCGACTTTAAACAGGCGACGCTGCGCGACTGGCAAACCTTTATCACTGGCAAAGGCAAACCTGCCGCCATCATGATGAATGACTGTATTTTGCGGCGTATGGGCAACAGCGATCAGCTGCACGATGCCCACTTCTTTAAAGGTATTCCGGCGGCGGGCTTCTCCAGCTTTGGCGAAATCCTCGGCGTGCCGATTAACCAGACCCTCTCCGCGCTGGTCTTCTTTAACCATGACGTGAAAGCGATGACGCAGTTCCCGGTTGAATATGCCGGTTATGCCGCGCACTACGCCCAGCGCGCGCTGCGCCGTTGGGAAGCGCTGAACAGCATTCAGACCCGCGTGCTGGACCGTGTTGTGAACTATCAGCAGGAGCTGGCGCCGATTGTGCAGGCTCTGCCAGCGCTGGAGGCCGCAACCCAGAGCCAGAGCGAAGCGCTGGTAATGGCAGAAAGCAGTATTCGCGGCATCAGTGATATCGCCACCGAAAGCCAGCGGGCGCAGGGGCGTCTTGGCGAAGGGCTGGATTCGCTGGAGCAGATCTCCAACGGCATCGGCGTGATCACCCACGGCATCAGCAACATCGCTTTCCAGACCAACATTCTTGCACTCAACGCGGCGGTAGAAGCGGCGCGCGCGGGGGATGCGGGGCGCGGTTTTGCGGTGGTAGCAGGGGAGGTTCGCCGTCTGGCGCACTCCTCAAAAGAGCAGGCGGAAGCGACGGCGAGTAATATCAGCGATGCGGTCAACACTATCTCGCATATCCGCGAAGTCGCCAGCAAAACGGTGGAGACCGCAACCGATATGGCGGAGCGTAGCATTCTTGCCGCTAACGCCATCGCCGAGATGAGCCAGCAAACACGCCAGGAGCGGGAAAACATCGCCAAACAACTGAGCAACCTGCGCACCCTGACCGCCGGGATGGATGCGATGCAGGAAGCGGTTGCGCAATTGAAAGTGCTGCAAACCCTCTCGACGGGCCGTTAA
- the mmuP gene encoding S-methylmethionine permease, translating to MQNQQDQAQGQLKRTMKTRHLIMLSLGGVIGTGLFFNTGYIISTTGAAGTLLAYLIGALVVWLVMQCLGELSVAMPVTGAFHVYAARYLGPATGYTVAWLYWLTWTVALGSSFTAAGFCMQYWFPHVPVWTWCVIFCVAVFALNVVSTRFFAEGEFWFSLVKVITIIAFILLGGAAIFGFIPMQDGSAAPGLANITAEGWFPHGGLPILMTMVAVNFAFSGTELIGIAAGETQNPQQVIPVAIRATIVRLILFFIGTVFVLAALIPMQQAGVEKSPFVVVFEKIGIPYAADIFNFVILTAILSAANSGLYASGRMLWSLSNEKTLPRCFMRVTKNGVPLTALSVSMLGGVLALLSSVIAPDTVFVALSAISGFAVVAVWLSICAAHFVFRRRHLQSGKSLADLHYHAPWYPLVPIAGFLLCLLACVGLAFDPDQRIALYCGLPFVALCYGAYWLTHHEKAKESEHVAP from the coding sequence ATGCAAAATCAGCAGGATCAGGCGCAGGGGCAGCTTAAGCGCACCATGAAGACCCGCCACTTAATTATGCTGTCGCTGGGCGGCGTCATTGGCACCGGGTTGTTTTTTAATACGGGTTATATCATCTCAACGACCGGTGCCGCCGGCACGCTGTTAGCCTATCTGATTGGCGCGCTGGTGGTCTGGCTGGTGATGCAGTGCCTCGGTGAACTTTCTGTAGCGATGCCGGTTACCGGCGCGTTTCATGTCTATGCCGCGCGCTACCTTGGCCCGGCAACCGGCTATACCGTGGCCTGGCTCTACTGGCTGACGTGGACAGTGGCGCTGGGCTCGAGCTTTACCGCCGCCGGATTCTGCATGCAGTACTGGTTCCCGCATGTTCCGGTCTGGACATGGTGCGTCATCTTCTGCGTGGCGGTTTTCGCCCTTAACGTCGTCTCGACGCGCTTTTTCGCCGAAGGGGAGTTCTGGTTCTCGCTGGTAAAAGTGATCACCATCATTGCTTTTATTCTGCTTGGCGGCGCGGCGATCTTTGGCTTTATCCCGATGCAGGATGGCTCCGCCGCGCCCGGTCTTGCCAATATCACCGCTGAAGGGTGGTTCCCCCACGGTGGCCTGCCGATTTTGATGACCATGGTGGCGGTGAACTTTGCCTTTTCCGGTACCGAGCTGATTGGCATCGCCGCAGGCGAAACGCAGAACCCGCAGCAGGTGATTCCGGTCGCCATTCGCGCCACTATCGTGCGTTTGATTCTCTTTTTTATCGGCACCGTCTTTGTGCTGGCGGCGCTGATCCCGATGCAGCAGGCAGGCGTCGAGAAGAGCCCCTTCGTGGTGGTGTTCGAGAAGATCGGCATCCCTTATGCCGCCGATATTTTTAACTTTGTTATCCTGACGGCGATCCTCTCGGCGGCTAACTCGGGGCTGTATGCCTCCGGGCGCATGCTCTGGTCGCTCTCAAACGAGAAGACGCTGCCGCGCTGCTTTATGCGCGTCACCAAAAACGGCGTGCCGCTGACGGCGCTCTCCGTCTCTATGCTGGGCGGTGTACTGGCGCTGCTCTCCAGCGTCATCGCTCCCGATACGGTGTTTGTCGCGCTGTCGGCGATCTCCGGTTTCGCCGTGGTGGCCGTGTGGCTCAGTATCTGTGCGGCGCACTTTGTCTTTCGCCGCCGCCATTTGCAGTCCGGCAAGTCGCTTGCGGATCTGCACTACCATGCGCCATGGTACCCACTGGTGCCGATCGCCGGTTTCCTGCTCTGCCTGCTGGCGTGCGTCGGCCTGGCGTTCGATCCCGACCAGCGCATTGCGCTCTACTGCGGGTTGCCCTTTGTAGCCCTGTGCTATGGTGCTTACTGGCTGACCCATCATGAAAAAGCGAAGGAGAGTGAACATGTCGCGCCCTAA
- the mmuM gene encoding homocysteine S-methyltransferase yields the protein MSRPNPLNALLEKQPFIVLDGAMATELEARGCNLADNLWSAKVLMEAPELIRDVHLDYFRAGAQIAITASYQATPLGFAARGLDEAHSRALISKSVELAQAARDAALAENPQAGPLLVAGSVGPYGAYLADGSEYRGDYIRTAEEFTDFHRPRIEALLAAGADLLACETLPSFAEIKALAALLQTWPEAHAWFSFTLRDAHHLSDGTPLAEVVKVVEATPQIVALGINCIALDKTNDALEHLHSLSALPLVVYPNSGETYDAVSKSWHAHGAACDTLAGHLPTWLASGARLIGGCCRTTPADIAALHHCCTK from the coding sequence ATGTCGCGCCCTAACCCCCTGAACGCGCTGCTGGAGAAGCAGCCCTTTATTGTGCTCGATGGCGCGATGGCAACGGAGCTTGAAGCGCGCGGCTGTAACCTTGCCGATAACCTCTGGTCCGCCAAAGTGCTAATGGAAGCGCCGGAGCTGATCCGCGATGTGCATCTCGACTATTTCCGTGCCGGTGCGCAGATAGCGATAACTGCCAGCTACCAGGCAACACCGCTCGGCTTTGCCGCACGCGGCCTGGATGAGGCGCACTCGCGCGCGTTGATTAGCAAAAGCGTTGAGCTGGCGCAGGCGGCGCGTGATGCCGCGCTGGCGGAAAACCCGCAGGCCGGGCCGCTGCTGGTAGCGGGATCCGTTGGGCCCTATGGCGCGTATCTGGCAGATGGGTCGGAGTATCGCGGCGACTATATTCGCACCGCTGAGGAGTTTACGGATTTTCATCGCCCGCGCATTGAGGCGCTATTAGCGGCGGGCGCCGATTTGCTGGCCTGCGAAACGCTCCCCTCGTTTGCGGAGATAAAAGCGCTGGCTGCACTGTTGCAGACCTGGCCTGAGGCGCACGCATGGTTCTCGTTTACGTTGCGCGACGCGCACCATTTAAGCGACGGAACGCCACTTGCAGAGGTGGTGAAGGTGGTGGAAGCGACGCCGCAGATTGTGGCGCTCGGCATTAACTGCATTGCGCTGGATAAGACCAACGATGCGCTGGAACATCTGCACAGCCTGAGCGCGCTGCCGCTGGTGGTCTATCCCAACTCAGGTGAGACCTACGACGCGGTAAGCAAAAGCTGGCATGCACACGGTGCAGCCTGCGACACGCTGGCCGGGCATCTGCCCACGTGGCTGGCCTCCGGGGCAAGGCTGATTGGCGGCTGCTGTCGCACAACGCCTGCAGATATTGCCGCCCTGCACCACTGTTGTACGAAATGA